The Allocatelliglobosispora scoriae genome contains a region encoding:
- a CDS encoding ribose-phosphate diphosphokinase: MGSIVADNRKNLMLFSGRAFPELADEIGEELGIAPTPTSAYDFASGEIFIRYQESVRGCDAFVVQSISTPVNKWLMETLIMVDALKRGSAKRVTVVLPFYPYARQDKKHRGREPISARLIADLLKTAGANRILTVDLHTAQIQGFFDGPVDHLFAMDILADYVKAKYADRPITVVSPDSGRVRVAERWSDKLDGCPLAFIHKTRDPLKPNQVVANRVVGEVEGRVCLIVDDMIDTAGTIVKAAEILREEGAADVIVAATHAVHSDPATERLRNGPISELVVTNTLPLTAEKQLDKITVLSIAPLVARAIREVFDDGSVTTLFGGLS, encoded by the coding sequence ATGGGCAGCATCGTCGCGGATAACCGTAAGAATCTGATGCTTTTCTCGGGGCGTGCCTTCCCCGAGCTCGCCGACGAGATCGGCGAGGAGTTGGGCATCGCCCCGACCCCGACCTCGGCCTATGACTTCGCGAGCGGTGAGATCTTCATCCGCTACCAGGAATCGGTGCGGGGGTGTGACGCCTTCGTCGTGCAGTCGATCTCGACACCGGTCAACAAGTGGCTGATGGAAACGTTGATCATGGTGGACGCGCTGAAGCGGGGGTCCGCGAAGCGGGTCACCGTCGTTCTGCCCTTCTACCCCTACGCCCGGCAGGACAAGAAGCACCGCGGCCGCGAGCCGATCTCGGCCCGTCTCATCGCCGACCTGCTCAAGACCGCCGGTGCCAACCGCATCCTCACGGTCGACCTGCACACCGCGCAGATCCAGGGCTTCTTCGACGGTCCCGTCGACCACCTCTTCGCGATGGACATCCTCGCCGATTATGTGAAGGCGAAGTACGCCGATCGCCCCATCACGGTCGTCTCGCCGGACTCGGGCCGGGTGCGGGTGGCGGAGCGCTGGTCCGACAAGCTCGACGGCTGCCCGCTCGCCTTCATCCACAAGACGCGTGACCCGCTCAAGCCCAACCAGGTCGTCGCCAACCGGGTCGTCGGCGAGGTCGAGGGCCGGGTCTGCCTCATCGTCGACGACATGATCGACACGGCCGGCACGATCGTGAAGGCGGCGGAGATCCTCCGGGAGGAGGGCGCGGCGGATGTGATCGTCGCCGCCACCCACGCGGTGCACTCCGATCCGGCGACCGAGCGCCTGCGCAACGGCCCGATCAGCGAGCTTGTGGTGACCAACACGCTCCCGCTCACGGCGGAGAAGCAGCTGGACAAGATCACTGTGCTCTCGATCGCACCGCTGGTGGCCCGGGCCATCCGCGAGGTCTTCGACGACGGTTCGGTAACGACCCTTTTCGGCGGTTTGAGCTAG
- the glmU gene encoding bifunctional UDP-N-acetylglucosamine diphosphorylase/glucosamine-1-phosphate N-acetyltransferase GlmU: protein MSRTVIVLAAGEGKRMKSDLPKVLHSLLGRSLVGHVLAAVEPLAAERTIVVVGHGREQVTEHLTVIAPTAEAVVQAEQHGTGHAVRIALPAEATGTVVVLAGDAPLLRAETVAALLTAHEKAGAAATVLSARVPDPTGFGRIVRDADGGLAAIVEQRDASADVQEIKEINSGVYAFDAALLRAALGKLTSDNQQGEEYLTDVIGLLRGAGEAVGVLVADDGTEVLGCNDRVQLAQLGAILRDRTNERLMRDGVTIIDPATTWIDVTVECERDAIIEMSTQLRGSTRVATGAVIGPEVTLIDTIVGEDAHVVRAHAVEAVIGPRASVGPYAYLRPGANLGVKSKVGTFVEVKNSTLGEGTKVPHLSYVGDATIGEHTNIGAANVFANYSGSVKSRTVVGSHVKTGSDTTLVAPVTVGDGAYTGAGAVIRRDVPAGALAFTAAMQRNIDRWVLEKRPGTPAAEAAERALDQG from the coding sequence ATGTCTCGTACCGTGATCGTGCTCGCGGCCGGTGAGGGCAAGCGGATGAAGTCCGACCTCCCCAAGGTGCTCCACTCCCTGCTGGGACGCAGCCTGGTCGGGCACGTGCTCGCCGCGGTGGAGCCACTCGCCGCCGAGCGGACCATCGTGGTCGTCGGTCACGGTCGCGAGCAGGTCACCGAGCACCTCACGGTCATCGCGCCCACCGCGGAGGCCGTGGTCCAGGCCGAGCAGCACGGCACCGGCCACGCCGTGCGCATCGCCCTGCCGGCCGAGGCGACCGGCACGGTCGTCGTCCTCGCGGGCGACGCGCCCCTGCTCCGCGCCGAGACGGTCGCCGCGCTGCTCACCGCTCACGAGAAGGCGGGTGCCGCGGCGACGGTCCTCTCCGCGCGGGTCCCCGACCCGACGGGCTTCGGCCGGATCGTCCGCGACGCCGACGGCGGCCTCGCGGCCATCGTCGAGCAGCGCGACGCCTCCGCCGACGTCCAGGAGATCAAAGAGATCAACTCCGGGGTGTACGCGTTCGACGCGGCCCTCCTGCGCGCCGCCCTCGGCAAGCTGACCAGCGACAACCAGCAGGGCGAGGAATATCTCACCGACGTCATCGGCCTGCTGCGCGGCGCCGGCGAGGCTGTCGGAGTGCTCGTCGCCGACGACGGGACCGAGGTGCTCGGCTGCAACGACCGGGTCCAGCTCGCCCAGCTCGGTGCCATCCTGCGCGACCGGACCAACGAGCGGCTGATGCGCGACGGCGTGACGATCATCGACCCGGCGACCACCTGGATCGACGTGACGGTCGAGTGCGAGCGCGACGCGATCATCGAAATGAGTACTCAGCTGCGCGGCTCGACCCGTGTCGCCACGGGCGCGGTCATCGGCCCCGAGGTGACGCTGATCGACACGATCGTGGGCGAGGACGCCCATGTGGTGCGGGCCCACGCCGTCGAAGCGGTGATCGGGCCGCGGGCGAGTGTCGGCCCCTACGCCTACCTGCGGCCGGGTGCCAATCTGGGCGTCAAGTCCAAGGTCGGCACGTTCGTCGAGGTCAAGAACTCCACGCTGGGCGAGGGCACGAAGGTGCCGCACCTGTCCTATGTGGGTGACGCGACGATCGGCGAGCACACCAACATCGGCGCCGCCAACGTCTTCGCCAACTACAGCGGTTCGGTGAAGAGCCGCACGGTGGTGGGCTCGCACGTGAAGACGGGCTCCGACACGACCCTGGTCGCGCCGGTGACCGTGGGCGACGGCGCCTACACGGGTGCGGGTGCGGTGATCCGCCGGGACGTGCCCGCGGGTGCGCTCGCCTTCACCGCCGCGATGCAGCGGAACATCGACCGATGGGTGCTGGAGAAGCGCCCCGGGACCCCGGCCGCCGAGGCGGCGGAGCGTGCGCTCGACCAAGGGTGA
- a CDS encoding acyl-CoA desaturase: MTTTLETNATGAPAIEQEIRGPKPLTEGPQSKGILIGLWIFVVIPFAALIAAIPIAWGGWLSVTDALIALVWYPVAGLGITVGFHRYLTHGSFKAKRWLRVALAVAGSFAVQGSPTQWVADHRRHHAFSDNEGDPHSPWRFGSTFRGLTKGLWHAHMGWLFAREMTNRARFAPDLMADKDIRRVDKLFPALVALSLVAPAAIGGLVTWSWQGALTALFWAGLVRVGLLHHVTWSINSICHVYGERPFETRDGDKASNFWPLAILSFGESWHNLHHSDPTCARHGVLRGQIDSSARLIWLFEKFGWASNVRWPKLERIQQKMIDGGEHARLAR, encoded by the coding sequence ATGACGACAACACTCGAGACCAACGCGACGGGCGCCCCCGCGATTGAGCAGGAGATCCGCGGACCCAAGCCGTTGACCGAGGGCCCACAGTCCAAGGGCATTCTCATCGGCCTCTGGATCTTCGTGGTGATCCCCTTCGCCGCCCTCATCGCCGCCATCCCGATCGCGTGGGGCGGCTGGCTCAGTGTCACCGACGCCCTGATCGCCCTGGTGTGGTACCCGGTGGCCGGTCTCGGCATCACCGTCGGATTCCACCGCTACCTCACCCACGGCTCGTTCAAGGCGAAGCGCTGGCTGCGGGTGGCCCTCGCGGTCGCCGGCTCCTTCGCGGTGCAGGGCTCCCCCACCCAGTGGGTCGCCGACCACCGCCGCCACCACGCCTTCTCCGACAACGAGGGCGACCCGCACTCCCCGTGGCGCTTCGGCTCGACCTTCCGGGGCCTGACCAAGGGCCTCTGGCACGCGCACATGGGCTGGCTCTTCGCCCGTGAGATGACCAACCGGGCGCGCTTCGCGCCGGACCTCATGGCAGACAAGGACATCCGGCGGGTCGACAAGCTCTTCCCCGCGCTCGTCGCCCTCTCCCTCGTCGCACCCGCCGCCATCGGCGGCCTCGTCACCTGGTCGTGGCAGGGCGCGCTGACCGCGCTCTTCTGGGCCGGCCTGGTCCGGGTGGGCCTGCTGCACCACGTGACCTGGTCGATCAACTCGATCTGCCACGTCTACGGCGAGCGCCCCTTCGAGACCCGCGACGGCGACAAGGCCTCCAACTTCTGGCCGCTGGCGATCCTCTCCTTCGGCGAGAGCTGGCACAACCTGCACCACTCGGACCCGACCTGCGCCCGCCACGGCGTGCTGCGCGGGCAGATCGACTCCTCCGCCCGGCTGATCTGGCTCTTCGAGAAGTTCGGCTGGGCCTCGAACGTGCGCTGGCCCAAGCTGGAGCGCATCCAGCAGAAGATGATCGACGGCGGAGAACACGCCAGACTTGCTCGGTGA
- a CDS encoding TetR/AcrR family transcriptional regulator, whose translation MSSAQRREQLISVGKQLFAERGFDATSIEEIAARAKVSKPVVYEHFGGKEGLYAVVVDREVNALLNRIATALTAGHPRDLLEQAALALLDYIEEETFGFRVLVRESPVMSASGNFSSVLNDVAHQVEHILGAEFKSRGYDPKLAELYSQALVGMVSLVGRWWLEVRKPRKETVAAHMVNLAWNGLSHLEAKPVLATRKRP comes from the coding sequence ATGTCCTCCGCGCAGCGGCGCGAGCAGTTGATCTCCGTCGGCAAGCAGCTCTTCGCCGAGCGCGGCTTCGACGCCACCTCGATCGAGGAGATCGCGGCCCGGGCCAAGGTCTCCAAGCCCGTCGTCTACGAGCACTTCGGCGGCAAGGAGGGGCTCTACGCGGTGGTCGTCGACCGCGAGGTCAACGCCCTGCTCAACCGCATCGCCACCGCGCTGACCGCCGGGCACCCCCGAGACCTGCTCGAGCAGGCCGCGCTGGCCCTGCTCGACTACATCGAGGAGGAGACCTTCGGCTTCCGGGTGCTGGTGCGCGAGTCACCGGTGATGTCGGCGAGCGGCAACTTCTCGTCGGTGCTCAACGACGTCGCCCACCAGGTCGAGCACATCCTGGGCGCGGAGTTCAAGTCCCGGGGCTATGACCCTAAGCTCGCCGAGCTCTACTCCCAGGCGCTGGTCGGCATGGTCTCCCTCGTCGGCCGCTGGTGGCTCGAGGTGCGCAAGCCGCGCAAGGAGACCGTCGCCGCCCACATGGTCAACCTCGCCTGGAACGGGCTCTCCCACCTCGAGGCGAAGCCCGTTCTGGCGACACGGAAGCGGCCCTGA
- a CDS encoding DUF4383 domain-containing protein, whose amino-acid sequence MASHLPVNHPLRPIYRLATAIGGVAAVVLGGAGLAKTVDQPLFDQGDNVIFGLVRVNLGHSLLMLAGGILLLLAVVIGRNVDARFNMVFGGALMFIGIASLAVMRTDANYLNFAMANVVIAFLLGSVLLTAGLYGKVSRA is encoded by the coding sequence ATGGCCTCGCATCTGCCCGTCAACCACCCGCTCCGGCCGATCTACCGGCTCGCCACCGCGATCGGCGGCGTCGCAGCCGTGGTCCTGGGCGGCGCCGGTCTCGCGAAGACCGTCGACCAGCCCCTCTTCGACCAGGGCGACAACGTCATCTTCGGCCTCGTGCGGGTCAACCTCGGCCACTCGCTGCTGATGCTCGCCGGTGGGATCCTGCTGCTGCTCGCGGTCGTGATCGGGCGCAACGTGGACGCGCGCTTCAACATGGTCTTCGGCGGCGCGCTGATGTTCATCGGGATCGCGTCGCTCGCCGTGATGCGGACCGACGCGAATTACCTCAACTTCGCCATGGCCAACGTGGTGATCGCGTTCCTGCTCGGCTCGGTGCTGCTCACCGCAGGTCTTTACGGCAAGGTCTCCCGCGCCTGA
- a CDS encoding ABC-F family ATP-binding cassette domain-containing protein produces MANIINLDKVSKGYGTAGQLLTDVSLGLDDFDRIGVVGLNGSGKTTLLKLLSKQIEPDSGRVAHRRDLRVASLPQRLDLAPDITVRDIVLGTAWLDEGFTAEHEWAGDSGVRTILNGLGMPGIGLDDVIGPKSGGERRRIALAALLVRHCDLLILDEPTNHLDVAGIAWLAEWLSTKMTSALIVVTHDRWFLDAVCTRTWEVADETVRAYEGGFAAWTLARMERQRRESVTEERRQNLLRKEIAWLRRGPPARTSKPKFRIDAANALIADVPPVRDTVTLARMSTARLGKQVFDIKDVSVDAGPKPILRDLTFHIGPGDRMALLGPNGAGKTTFLRLLTGELKPSTGEVVTGQTVKIAYLSQELAELPAGMRLLEAVEDVARRVVIGDREMTATQLAEVFGFTDRRIWTYVSDLSGGERRRLQLLRLLAGEPNVLILDEPTNDLDTDTLASLEDLLDGWPGTLIVASHDRYLVERVTDKVYAMFGDLGMTHLPGGIDEYLTRIDTDKAEIVRAVAGGPPIERGPGLSAADARAGKKELVKLERALAKVDEREAKLHEQMATHATDYAKVAQLDADLRVLRAERATIEDEWLVLAEKLSEA; encoded by the coding sequence ATGGCCAACATCATCAATCTTGACAAGGTCAGCAAGGGCTACGGCACCGCCGGCCAACTGCTGACCGACGTGTCCCTGGGTCTCGACGACTTCGATCGCATCGGCGTCGTCGGGCTCAACGGCTCGGGCAAGACGACCTTGCTCAAGCTCCTCTCCAAGCAGATCGAACCCGACAGCGGGCGGGTGGCGCACCGCCGCGACCTGCGCGTCGCGTCGTTGCCGCAGCGCCTGGACCTGGCTCCCGACATCACCGTGCGCGACATCGTGCTGGGCACCGCCTGGCTCGACGAGGGCTTCACCGCCGAGCACGAGTGGGCCGGTGACTCCGGTGTCCGGACGATCCTCAACGGCCTCGGCATGCCCGGCATCGGCCTCGACGACGTGATCGGTCCCAAGAGCGGTGGCGAGCGGCGCCGGATCGCGCTCGCGGCGCTCCTGGTCCGCCACTGCGACCTGCTCATCCTCGACGAGCCCACCAACCACCTCGACGTCGCCGGCATCGCCTGGCTCGCCGAGTGGCTCAGCACCAAGATGACGAGCGCGCTCATCGTCGTCACCCACGACCGGTGGTTCCTCGACGCGGTCTGCACCCGGACCTGGGAGGTCGCCGACGAGACCGTGCGGGCCTACGAGGGCGGCTTCGCGGCCTGGACCCTGGCCCGGATGGAGCGGCAGCGCCGTGAGTCGGTCACCGAGGAGCGGCGGCAGAACCTGCTCCGCAAGGAGATCGCCTGGCTGCGCCGGGGCCCGCCCGCCCGGACCTCCAAGCCGAAGTTCCGCATCGACGCGGCCAACGCGCTCATCGCCGACGTGCCGCCCGTCCGCGACACCGTGACGCTGGCCCGGATGTCGACCGCTCGCCTCGGCAAGCAGGTCTTCGACATCAAGGATGTCAGCGTCGACGCCGGTCCGAAGCCGATCCTGCGGGACCTGACCTTCCACATCGGACCCGGCGACCGGATGGCGCTGCTCGGCCCCAACGGCGCGGGCAAGACGACCTTTCTGCGGCTGCTCACCGGCGAGCTCAAGCCCAGCACGGGTGAGGTCGTGACGGGACAGACCGTCAAGATCGCGTACCTGTCTCAGGAGTTGGCGGAGCTGCCGGCCGGCATGCGCCTGCTGGAGGCCGTGGAGGACGTGGCCCGGCGGGTCGTGATCGGTGACCGGGAGATGACCGCGACCCAGCTCGCGGAGGTCTTCGGCTTCACCGACCGCCGCATCTGGACCTATGTCTCGGACCTCTCCGGTGGCGAGCGGCGGCGGCTGCAGTTGCTGCGGCTGCTCGCGGGCGAGCCCAACGTGCTGATCCTCGACGAGCCGACCAACGACCTCGACACCGACACCCTGGCGTCGCTGGAGGACCTGCTCGACGGCTGGCCCGGCACCCTGATCGTCGCCTCCCACGACCGCTACCTGGTCGAACGCGTCACCGACAAGGTCTACGCCATGTTCGGCGACCTGGGCATGACCCACCTCCCCGGCGGCATCGACGAATATCTGACCCGCATCGACACCGACAAGGCCGAGATCGTTCGCGCCGTCGCCGGTGGGCCGCCGATCGAGCGCGGACCGGGCCTCTCCGCGGCCGACGCCCGCGCGGGCAAGAAGGAGCTCGTCAAGCTCGAACGCGCGCTCGCCAAGGTCGATGAGCGTGAGGCGAAGCTGCACGAGCAGATGGCGACGCACGCCACCGACTACGCCAAGGTCGCCCAGCTCGACGCCGATCTTCGGGTGCTGCGCGCCGAACGGGCGACGATCGAGGATGAATGGCTCGTTCTCGCCGAGAAGCTGTCGGAGGCGTGA
- a CDS encoding 4-(cytidine 5'-diphospho)-2-C-methyl-D-erythritol kinase, whose product MTEAWWPEDDDKDRPLPSSVKVRVPAKINLHLGVGPLRRDGYHELHTVYHAISLYDEVTARRGDTLTLTMEGVGAGSLALDDSNLIIKAARALAESAKVPAHARLHLRKSIPLAGGLAGGSADAAATLIACDALWGTGYSREDLARIAATLGSDVPFLIHGGTALGTGRGEAVSPVLARAYTWHWVVAIADGGLSTPEVYRELDRLRLGADAPSAAGSPDALFTALRQRDPAVLAPTLGNDLQPAALSLRPALAETLDAGTKAGALAALVSGSGPTCVFLARDPGHAAEVAAAVEAAQVCRTVQVAHGPVVGARVI is encoded by the coding sequence GTGACCGAGGCATGGTGGCCCGAGGACGACGACAAGGATCGTCCGCTGCCGTCCAGCGTCAAGGTACGCGTTCCCGCGAAGATCAATCTGCACCTCGGTGTCGGGCCACTGCGCCGCGACGGCTACCACGAGCTGCACACCGTCTATCACGCGATCTCGCTCTATGACGAGGTGACCGCACGCCGCGGCGACACGCTCACCCTCACGATGGAGGGGGTCGGCGCAGGCAGCCTGGCGCTCGACGACAGCAACCTGATCATCAAGGCGGCCCGAGCGCTCGCCGAGTCGGCGAAGGTCCCGGCCCACGCCCGGCTGCACCTGCGCAAGTCGATCCCGCTCGCGGGCGGGCTCGCCGGTGGCTCCGCCGACGCGGCCGCGACGCTGATCGCCTGCGACGCGCTCTGGGGCACCGGCTACAGCCGGGAGGACCTGGCGCGGATCGCCGCCACCCTCGGCTCCGACGTGCCCTTCCTGATCCACGGCGGCACCGCGCTCGGCACCGGCCGCGGCGAGGCCGTCTCGCCGGTGCTGGCCCGCGCCTACACATGGCACTGGGTGGTCGCGATCGCCGACGGCGGGCTCTCCACCCCCGAGGTCTACCGCGAGCTCGACCGGCTCCGCCTCGGTGCCGATGCGCCCAGTGCCGCAGGTTCGCCGGACGCCCTCTTCACCGCGCTGCGCCAGCGCGACCCGGCGGTGCTCGCACCCACGCTCGGCAACGACCTCCAGCCGGCCGCGTTGTCGCTGCGTCCGGCCCTCGCCGAGACCCTCGACGCGGGCACCAAGGCGGGCGCGCTCGCTGCTCTCGTCTCGGGCTCGGGACCCACCTGTGTCTTCCTCGCCCGTGACCCTGGTCACGCCGCCGAGGTCGCCGCAGCGGTCGAGGCCGCCCAGGTCTGCCGAACGGTGCAGGTAGCGCACGGACCCGTCGTCGGCGCCCGGGTAATCTAA
- the rsmA gene encoding 16S rRNA (adenine(1518)-N(6)/adenine(1519)-N(6))-dimethyltransferase RsmA — translation MTGDEGVRLLGPAEIRGLAESLGVHPTKKLGQNFVHDPNTVRRIAAAAGLDDTDVVMEVGPGLGSLTLGLLPRAAHLHAVELDPVLAARLPATVAEYAPGLTDRLTVHHRDALQITAAEMDPAPTALVANLPYNVAVPVVLQALANLPSLRKGLVMVQLEVAERLTAAPGSKIYGIPSVKLAWYASSRQAGKVPAAVFWPVPNVESGLVAFTLRPQPETAVPRTEVFAVVDAAFAQRRKTLRAALAGWAGGPAQAEIALRAAGVDPQARGEQLTVTEFAAIAAHRYREPR, via the coding sequence GTGACTGGTGATGAGGGCGTACGGCTGCTGGGGCCCGCTGAGATCCGCGGGCTCGCCGAATCGCTCGGGGTGCACCCGACCAAGAAGCTCGGGCAGAACTTCGTGCACGACCCCAACACCGTCCGGCGGATCGCCGCCGCCGCCGGTCTGGACGACACCGATGTCGTGATGGAGGTCGGGCCGGGGCTGGGCTCGCTGACGCTGGGGCTGCTGCCCCGTGCCGCGCACCTGCACGCCGTCGAGCTGGACCCGGTGCTCGCCGCGCGGCTGCCCGCGACCGTCGCCGAATACGCCCCCGGCCTCACCGACCGCCTCACCGTGCACCACCGCGACGCGCTGCAGATCACCGCCGCGGAGATGGACCCGGCCCCGACCGCGCTCGTCGCGAACCTGCCCTACAACGTCGCGGTCCCGGTCGTGCTCCAGGCGCTCGCCAACCTGCCCAGCCTGCGTAAGGGCCTCGTGATGGTGCAGTTGGAGGTCGCCGAGCGGCTGACCGCGGCACCCGGATCCAAGATCTACGGCATCCCCTCGGTGAAGCTCGCCTGGTACGCCTCGTCCCGGCAGGCCGGGAAGGTCCCCGCCGCGGTCTTCTGGCCGGTGCCCAACGTCGAGTCCGGACTCGTCGCCTTCACCCTGCGTCCGCAGCCCGAGACGGCGGTCCCTCGAACGGAGGTCTTCGCCGTCGTCGACGCGGCCTTCGCCCAGCGCCGCAAGACCCTGCGGGCGGCCCTGGCCGGGTGGGCGGGCGGCCCGGCACAGGCGGAGATCGCGCTCCGGGCGGCCGGCGTCGACCCGCAGGCCCGCGGCGAGCAGCTCACGGTGACGGAGTTCGCGGCCATCGCGGCGCACAGGTATCGTGAGCCCCGGTGA
- a CDS encoding TatD family hydrolase translates to MRDTDRMERPAPPAPEPLPRPVLDSHVHLDIVGSDGAGASPEAQVEAARAVGVDRLVQVGIDVESSRWGITVAEKNPAVVATVALHPNDGPRLADLDAALAEISAMAEHERCRGIGETGLDFFRTTGPAELAAQERSFRAHIAIAKRVGKPLVIHDRDAHADVLRVLDDEGAPETVVLHCFSGDADFAAECVRRGYVLSFAGTVTFKNAVGLREAARLTPLTQLLVETDAPFLTPTPHRGAPNASYLIPLTMRALAEVKEVPLADLCDAISATGDRVFGPWP, encoded by the coding sequence ATGCGGGACACGGACCGGATGGAGCGGCCGGCGCCGCCCGCACCGGAGCCGCTGCCGCGGCCAGTCCTCGACAGCCACGTCCACCTCGACATCGTCGGCTCCGACGGGGCCGGGGCCAGCCCCGAGGCTCAGGTCGAGGCGGCCCGTGCCGTTGGCGTCGACCGTCTCGTCCAGGTCGGCATCGACGTCGAGTCGTCCCGGTGGGGCATCACCGTCGCCGAGAAGAACCCGGCCGTGGTGGCGACCGTCGCGCTGCACCCCAACGACGGACCCCGGCTCGCCGACCTCGACGCCGCGCTCGCCGAGATCTCGGCGATGGCGGAGCACGAGCGGTGCCGGGGCATCGGCGAGACCGGCCTCGACTTCTTCCGTACCACCGGCCCGGCGGAGCTCGCCGCCCAGGAGCGCAGCTTCCGCGCCCACATCGCGATCGCGAAGCGTGTCGGTAAGCCGTTGGTGATCCACGACCGCGACGCCCACGCGGATGTCCTGCGGGTCCTCGACGACGAGGGCGCCCCGGAGACCGTCGTGCTCCACTGCTTCTCCGGCGACGCCGATTTCGCCGCCGAGTGCGTGCGCCGGGGCTATGTCCTGTCCTTCGCCGGCACGGTCACCTTCAAGAACGCCGTCGGCCTGCGCGAAGCGGCGAGGCTGACGCCGCTGACTCAACTCCTGGTCGAGACCGACGCCCCCTTCCTGACCCCGACACCACACCGGGGCGCGCCCAACGCCAGCTACCTGATCCCGCTGACGATGCGCGCCCTGGCGGAGGTCAAGGAGGTCCCCCTGGCGGACCTCTGCGACGCCATCTCCGCCACCGGCGACCGCGTCTTCGGTCCCTGGCCGTAG